A genomic region of Vespa crabro chromosome 19, iyVesCrab1.2, whole genome shotgun sequence contains the following coding sequences:
- the LOC124430550 gene encoding guanine nucleotide exchange factor subunit Rich encodes MFFPIGWPRVLNCTEPDKIKAIVCNRDKILFAILTTDFLTIWYCKPCIPIVFIRRTADSLKKHGENILVQWRPDSSMLVIATSDSYLLFYRLSDKGPEGKSLYEQRDSPVTSLKRDSAELFIKEVIPSLVLSFEKSAWIDGGISSLVCIRDELMVATKTSHVIRHKWDGTVNRDYTLDLRRIPFSVDQQISTTAVPLTENNAYVMDIEYSPLVGGFAIVLSTGKAAFLTAHSLKFDPNQVQGIWAKDVDDATCAAVNHKYRLIAFGRGNSEGIVYYIDETTGALEVSHTLSLSSKDYPGRPGCVRCLRWTPDSCAIALAWEGGGLAIWSTFGALLLCSLKWDYGLRVDLTRDNPLHIHTMEWSAEGYQLWMLRESPGPLLMEENGNEPTHSWRSLIQLDFVKSPLTVNPCMGHHGHLYLQGEDRLYLNLGGGISATTSNFHISNECPGDIVTQTLAGCKQWLVVPIPSAYTGSNWPIRYTAIDNEGLSIAVAGRTGLAHYSLPSRKWKLFGNESQERDFIVTGGLLWHRGFLIASSYSLLDDRDEIRMYPRDTRLDNNYVKSIRMPSQVLLLNTLKERLLTFCANAQISIYDIILDGNGEMEDIELTRIQTVDISGLCVHPACVVSATLTTIRAETAGSHPHPESLLLNVSGRLLMVQREHCTDNPDVLFTCSPPTVLASCVENVWVPWRSRRDKPHLTEALWLFCGAHGMRVWLPLFPRNHQEKTHTFMSKRIMLPFHLCIYPLAILFEDAILLGAENDTVLFTSDTNSPFSLPFSLLELTSQVYLHQILRQLIHRNLGYHAWEIARSCSALPYFPHSLELLLHEVLEEEATSKEPIPDAQLPSVVEFIREFPGVWARAVVQCARKTEIALWPYLFSVAGPPKKLLQDCLQRQQLDTAASYLIILQNLEPSAVSRQHATLLLDAALEQGRWELSKDLVRFLRAIDPNDVESPRTSWGGTTKLGGHTQTPPLSPHEDDLSLVLGTMQVSRSRSYSTTATPKVQSESMAKDIAPSSMLEKTRNVVMRRKKSVPTVKIEKSDTKESSAEEFFIDVILQRHARRLLSARRLLDLGRFAAHLDFHLVTWLGRERDRAAKIDDFIAALKAVHEDFAYPYPILSLPNLQRFRRSSLTSLRSIRSINLESPEDETVTPNFAIDLPDSGYTSLPSGRPPYTSLVSPVASLETQFPATEAKLTPNMLHDTSSVISDASTIWRDDAESIVGTGVGTVCWVSSEPIEPTEIHLASHCAPVSRAEVQLRYLLQLFLEGGCLGWAAILAVVLRDAPAMSRTVRAAHAPMQTLESITNLRDGLLTLTRWSQSECLGYRPFISSIQGQISLLCRLVLNKQQQEQEQIPENPSPGPVPTVNNNQRGNPSRSRHSSISHASASTPLEEERSRESSVCVEETGFRENYNNLNTIERSSEQSTCIIC; translated from the exons ATGTTTTTTCCTATTGGATGGCCACGAGTCCTAAATTGTACGGAACCAGATAAAATAAAGGCCATTGTTTGTAATAGAGACAAAATACTTTTTGCCATATTAACGACAGACTTTCTTACCATCTGGTACTGCAAG CCTTGTATACCTATTGTATTTATAAGGCGAACTGcagattcattaaaaaaacacGGAGAAAATATCTTGGTACAATGGAGACCAGATTCCAGTATGTTAGTCATTGCA ACCTCAGACAGTTACCTGCTGTTTTATCGATTGTCAGACAAAGGTCCAGAAGGAAAAAGTCTTTACGAGCAAAGAGATTCTCCCGTTACAAGCCTAAAACGTGATAGCGCTGAACTTTTCATTAAAGAAGTGATCCCATCTTTAGTTTTATCATTT gaAAAGTCTGCCTGGATAGATGGTGGAATTAGTTCTTTAGTATGTATACGTGATGAACTCATGGTTGCCACAAAAACAAGTCATGTAATACGGCATAAATGGGATGGGACAGTAAATCGGGATTATACACTTGATTTACGTAGAATACCATTTAGCGTAGATCAACAAATATCCACTACAGCTGTACCCCTTACTGAAAACAATGCTTATGTTATGGATATTGAATATTCTCCTTTAGTTGGTGGATTCGCTATTGTTCTTAGCACTGGAAAAGCAGCATTCTTAACAGCTCATTCGTTAAAATTTGACCCAAAT CAAGTTCAAGGAATTTGGGCCAAGGATGTAGATGATGCCACTTGTGCAGCTGTGAATCATAAGTATCGTTTAATTGCATTTGGAAGAGGAAA cTCGGAGGGTATCGTTTATTATATTGATGAAACAACAGGAGCATTGGAAGTATCGCATACGCTAAGTCTCTCTTCAAAAGATTATCCTGGGAGACCGGGTTGCGTTAGATGTCTAAGATGGACTCCTGATAGTTGTGCTATAGCTCTAGCCTGGGAAGGTGGTGGCTTAGCAATCTGGAGTACTTTTGGTGCTCTTTTATTATGCAGTTTGAAATGGGATTATGGTTTGCGGGTAGATTTAACGCGTGATAATCCTTTACATATTCATACAATG gaaTGGTCAGCAGAAGGCTACCAATTGTGGATGTTAAGAGAATCACCAGGACCATTATTAATGGAAGAAAATGGCAATGAACCGACGCACTCATGGCGTTCGCTTATACAATTAGATTTTGTAAAAAGTCCTCTCACGGTTAATCCATGTATG GGTCACCATGGACATTTATACTTACAAGGTGAAGACAGACTTTATTTAAATCTTGGTGGTGGTATATCCGCCACCACATccaattttcatatttcaaatgaatGTCCTGGTGACATTGTAACTCAGACCCTTGCTGGATGCAAACAGTGGTTAGTCGTTCCAATTCCAAGTGCTTATACTGGTTCTAATTGGCCAATAAGA taTACTGCAATTGACAACGAAGGTTTAAGTATTGCTGTAGCTGGTAGAACAGGCTTAGCTCATTATTCTTTACCATCTCGTAAATGGAAACTTTTTGGTAATGAAAGCCAAGAAAGGGATTTCATAGTAACTGGTGGATTATTATGGCATCGTGGTTTTTTGATAGCAAGTAGTTATTCCCTTTTGGATGATAGAGATGAGATTAGGATGTATCCACGTGATACTCGTCTCGATAACAATTATGTAAAGAGTATTAGAATGCCATCTCAAGTATTATTACTCAATACACTTAAAGAAAGGCTTCTGACATTTTGTGCTAATGCACAGATTagtatttatgatataatattggaTGGAAATGGAG aaatggaagatatAGAATTAACTAGAATACAAACCGTGGATATTAGTGGACTTTGTGTGCATCCTGCTTGTGTTGTAAGtgcaacattaacaacaattcGTGCAGAAACAGCTGGGAGTCATCCACATCCTGAAAGTCTCTTACTCAATGTTTCTGGACGACTTTTGATGGTTCAGCGGGAACATTGCACCGATAATCCAGATGTT CTTTTCACGTGTAGTCCTCCAACGGTGTTAGCTTCGTGCGTCGAAAATGTATGGGTTCCATGGCGGTCAAGAAGGGACAAGCCTCATTTAACTGAAGCATTATGGTTGTTTTGTGGTGCTCATGGCATGCGTGTCTGGCTTCCGTTATTTCCAAGAAATCACCAAGAAAAAACACATACATTTATGAGTAAACGAATAATGCTGCCTTTTCACTTGTGTATTTATCCACTGGCTATATTATTCGAGGATGCAATCTTATTAGGAGCTGAAAATGACACTGTGCTGTTTACATCTGATACTAATTCTCCCTTCTCACTGCCTTTTAGTTTATTGGAATTaacg aGTCAAGTTTATCTTCACCAAATATTGCGACAACTCATTCATAGAAATTTAGGATATCATGCATGGGAAATAGCACGTTCTTGTTCTGCACTGCCATATTTCCCACATTCCTTAGAATTATTACTTCATGAAGTACTTGAAGAGGAAGCAACGAGCAAAGAACCAATTCCAGATGCTCAACTACCATCCGTAGTAGAATTCATCCGAGAATTTCCGGGAGTATGGGCAAGAGCAGTTGTGCAATGTGCAAGAAAAACTGAAATCGCACTTTGGccatatttattttctgtcGCTGGACCACCTAAGAAACTATTACAAGATTGTTTACAAAGACAACAACTTGACACTGCTGCGAGCTATTTAATCATATTACAAAATCTCGAGCCATCAGCCGTTAGTAGGCAACATGCTACTTTATTATTGGATGCTGCTTTAGAACAAGGAAGATGGGAACTCTCAAAAGATCTTGTTCGTTTTTTAAGAGCCAttg ACCCAAATGATGTGGAGTCGCCTCGTACATCTTGGGGTGGTACAACTAAGTTAGGAGGGCATACACAAACTCCTCCTTTATCACCTCATGAAGACGACTTGTCTCTCGTATTAGGAACCATGCAAGTATCTAGGAGTCGTAGCTACAGTACTACAGCAACACCAAAAGTACAATCTGAATCAATGGCTAAAGATATTGCACCATCGTCTATGTTAGAAAAGACTAGGAATGTTGTGATGAGACGAAAAAAATCTGTACCAACTGTTAAAATCGAAAAGTCTGATACCAA AGAAAGTTCAGCCGAAGAATTCTTCATTGATGTTATCTTACAGCGTCATGCTCGTCGATTACTTTCAGCTCGCAGATTACTAGATTTGGGAAGATTTGCTGCCCATTTAGATTTTCATCTGGTAACATGGCTTGGTAGAGAACGCGATAGAGCAGCTAAGATTGATGACTTTATTGCTGCTTTGAAAGCAGTACATGAAGATTTTGCATATCCGTATCCAATTTTGTCGCTTCCTAATTTACAAAGATTTAGAAGATCCAGCTTGACATCGTTACGATCAATAAGATCTATAAATCTTGAAAGTCCTGAAGATGAAACAGTGACCCCAAATTTTGCTATTGATTTACCAGATAGTGGATATACAAGTTTACCTAGTGGCAGACCTCCTTACACTAGCTTGGTGTCTCCTGTTGCTAGCTTAGAAACACAATTTCCTGCCACTGAAGCGAAATTAACTCCAAATATGTTGCATG atacGAGTAGCGTAATTAGTGACGCTAGTACAATCTGGCGTGATGATGCCGAATCCATTGTGGGAACTGGTGTGGGTACAGTGTGTTGGGTATCTTCGGAACCAATAGAACCAACAGAAATTCATTTAGCTTCGCATTGTGCCCCAGTTAGCAGAGCAGAAGTACAACTTAGGTATCTCTTACAATTGTTCCTTGAAGGTGGTTGTTTAGGATGGGCAGCGATATTGGCTGTGGTTTTAAGAGATGCACCAGCTATGTCAAGAACTGTAAGAGCAGCACACGCACCAATGCAAACCCTTGAATCTATAACGAATTTGAGAGATGGACTTTTGACTCTTACTAGATGGTCTCAATCAGAATG ttTGGGGTATAGACCATTTATATCAAGTATACAAGGACAAATATCACTTTTGTGTAGATTAGTATTGAATAAACAACAGCAGGAACAAGAGCAAATACCAGAAAATCCTTCACCCGGGCCAGTTCCGACTGTCAACAATAATCAACGCGGTAATCCATCTCGTTCTCGACACTCTTCTATTAGTCATGCATCTGCTAGTACTCCATTGGAGGAAGAACGATCGCGTGAATCATCTGTATGCGTAGAGGAAACTGGATTtcgagaaaattataataatctcaaTACTATAGAGCGTTCCTCTGAACAATCTACTTGTATAATCTGTTAA